In Pseudomonadales bacterium, a single window of DNA contains:
- a CDS encoding putative DNA binding domain-containing protein, with translation MSESQHTEWKESWRDDWLRWVSGFANAEGGVLVIGRNDEGKAVGVADAERLLVELPNKIRDLLGVVAEVNLRRVRGRDTIEIITPAYPNPISYRGHYYQRSGSTLQELKGAVLDRFLLRCYGRTWDGSPLPGVAPADLSSAAIKVFRDLAARSGRLDAAALAETDARLLDKLKLSEGRYLKRAAVLLFHPDPLRFITGAFVKLGFFRTESDLVYHDEIVGDLFTQSRQTQELLFTKYLKAAVGYEGSLRVERFPVPREAMREADAGEVTDPVTDPVTDPVDQVLALLATEALAPSVIQLRLGLKHRPTFRANYLHPALRQGLIEMTIPDKPTSRLQTYRITAAGSERLAVTRAARKLR, from the coding sequence ATGAGCGAGAGCCAGCACACCGAATGGAAGGAATCCTGGCGCGACGACTGGCTGCGCTGGGTCTCGGGCTTCGCCAATGCCGAAGGCGGTGTGCTGGTCATCGGGCGTAACGACGAGGGCAAGGCGGTCGGTGTGGCGGATGCGGAAAGGCTGCTGGTCGAGTTGCCGAACAAGATTCGCGACCTGCTCGGCGTGGTGGCCGAAGTGAACCTGCGCCGCGTGCGCGGCCGGGACACGATCGAGATCATCACGCCGGCCTATCCCAACCCGATCAGCTATCGCGGCCACTACTACCAGCGCAGCGGCAGCACGCTTCAGGAACTGAAGGGTGCGGTGCTGGACCGCTTCCTGCTGCGTTGCTACGGGCGCACCTGGGATGGTTCGCCGCTGCCTGGGGTTGCACCTGCCGACCTCTCATCGGCGGCGATCAAGGTCTTTCGCGATCTCGCCGCGCGCAGCGGCCGGCTGGATGCAGCGGCGCTTGCTGAAACCGATGCCCGGCTGCTCGACAAGCTCAAGCTCAGCGAAGGCCGCTACCTCAAGCGCGCAGCAGTACTGCTGTTCCACCCGGACCCTCTGCGTTTCATCACCGGCGCCTTCGTCAAGCTCGGCTTCTTCCGCACCGAAAGCGATCTGGTCTACCACGACGAGATCGTCGGCGATCTCTTCACGCAGTCACGTCAGACGCAGGAACTGCTATTCACCAAGTACCTCAAGGCGGCGGTGGGCTACGAGGGCAGCCTGCGCGTTGAGCGCTTTCCCGTGCCACGCGAGGCCATGCGCGAGGCGGATGCCGGGGAAGTCACCGACCCAGTCACCGACCCAGTCACCGACCCAGTCGATCAGGTGCTGGCGTTGCTGGCCACCGAAGCCCTCGCACCCTCGGTAATCCAGCTACGTCTTGGTTTGAAGCACCGTCCGACATTTCGAGCGAACTATCTGCATCCGGCGCTGCGCCAGGGCTTGATCGAAATGACGATTCCGGACAAACCGACTAGTCGTTTGCAGACCTACCGGATCACGGCAGCCGGGAGCGAACGCCTCGCCGTCACGCGTGCTGCGAGGAAGCTAAGGTGA
- a CDS encoding Fic family protein yields MPAFRHHDLALLNPAFDSPLVDVLTELEHLRRLQLQGTTPGPVFFQLKSIFHMLESLGSARVEGNHTTLADYVESKLEGTSSAVADPLREIGNIEAAMAHIDQTLHSGDALTEHFIRELHALTVRQLEREGDATPGAYRKTPVRIAGSGHLPPEFIQVPQYMAELTAFINHGHRPKYDLIKVALAHHRFGWIHPFSNGNGRVVRLLTYALLIKYGFNVQAGGRVLNPTAVFCNDRDRYYAMLANADTGTPEALEEWCIYVLQGILEELRKVDRLTDFAWLNERILAPALAHAKERQLITDLEEAVLRIAARKGVTKAVDLAPAMRGLSSAQRTYQIRKLVERKMLQPISPGARQYTIGFSNNVLMRGIIQALSAEGFIPAPLGSTS; encoded by the coding sequence ATGCCCGCATTCCGTCACCACGATCTGGCGCTGCTCAATCCGGCGTTCGACTCGCCGCTGGTGGACGTTCTGACCGAACTCGAGCACCTCCGCCGCTTGCAACTGCAAGGCACGACGCCGGGGCCGGTCTTCTTCCAGCTGAAGAGCATCTTCCACATGCTGGAAAGCCTGGGTTCGGCCCGCGTCGAGGGCAACCACACGACCCTCGCCGACTACGTCGAAAGCAAGCTGGAAGGCACGTCGTCCGCCGTTGCCGACCCGTTGCGGGAGATCGGAAACATCGAAGCCGCGATGGCGCACATCGATCAGACCCTGCACTCCGGCGACGCACTCACCGAACACTTCATTCGTGAATTGCACGCCCTCACTGTGCGGCAACTGGAGCGCGAGGGGGATGCCACGCCGGGCGCTTACCGCAAGACGCCGGTGAGGATCGCCGGGTCCGGGCACCTGCCCCCCGAGTTCATCCAGGTGCCGCAGTACATGGCCGAGCTCACGGCTTTCATCAACCACGGGCACCGCCCGAAGTACGATCTCATCAAGGTCGCGCTGGCACACCATCGCTTCGGCTGGATCCACCCCTTCAGCAACGGCAACGGTCGCGTGGTCCGGCTGCTGACCTATGCCTTGTTGATCAAGTACGGCTTCAACGTGCAGGCCGGCGGGCGCGTGTTGAATCCAACGGCTGTGTTCTGCAATGACCGCGACCGGTATTACGCCATGCTGGCGAACGCCGACACCGGCACGCCAGAGGCGCTCGAAGAATGGTGCATCTATGTGCTGCAGGGCATCCTGGAAGAACTGCGCAAGGTCGATCGGCTGACGGATTTCGCCTGGCTGAACGAGCGGATCCTCGCGCCCGCTCTTGCTCATGCGAAGGAGCGCCAGCTCATCACGGATCTGGAGGAGGCCGTGTTGCGGATTGCCGCCCGCAAGGGCGTGACGAAGGCGGTCGATCTGGCGCCGGCCATGCGCGGCCTGTCTTCGGCCCAGCGTACCTATCAGATCCGGAAACTGGTGGAACGGAAAATGCTGCAGCCGATCAGCCCGGGAGCGCGGCAGTACACCATCGGCTTCAGCAACAACGTCCTGATGCGCGGCATCATCCAGGCACTGTCTGCTGAAGGCTTCATTCCGGCACCGCTGGGCAGCACCTCATGA
- a CDS encoding DUF1016 domain-containing protein produces MELTRTDGYQQLLEQISDAYTQGRVRAVQAVNTQLIETYWQVGQHIVEYEQAGNLRAEYGKALINKLAIDLGLRHGKGFSRSNLVYMRLLYQRYPISQKPSHQLSWSHYVELLKLDDELERSFYEKQAIAERWSVPELKRQKASSLFLRLAASKDKAGILQLAAEGQIVEQPVDLLREPYVFEFLKIPEPYHISETRLETLLCDHLQPFLLELGKGFTFVGRQYRVTINNRHYKVDLVFYHRILRCFVLIDLKLGDVQHDDIGQMNLYLGYFANEENAEGDHPPIGIILSRHKDELLVEYATYGMNSQLFVQKYQLYLPDRETLRRELELSLREAQP; encoded by the coding sequence ATGGAACTGACCCGCACCGACGGCTACCAGCAGCTGCTGGAACAGATTTCGGATGCCTATACCCAGGGGCGGGTTCGGGCGGTGCAGGCGGTCAACACCCAATTGATCGAGACCTACTGGCAGGTCGGGCAACATATCGTCGAATACGAACAGGCCGGCAACCTCCGCGCCGAGTATGGCAAGGCGCTGATCAACAAATTGGCCATCGATCTCGGTCTGCGCCACGGCAAGGGCTTCAGCCGCAGCAATCTGGTGTACATGCGTTTGCTCTACCAGAGGTATCCAATAAGTCAGAAGCCTTCTCACCAATTGAGCTGGTCGCATTATGTCGAGCTGCTCAAGCTCGACGATGAACTGGAGCGCAGCTTCTACGAAAAACAGGCCATTGCCGAACGCTGGTCGGTGCCCGAACTCAAGCGCCAGAAGGCGTCGTCGTTATTCCTGCGCCTGGCCGCCAGCAAGGACAAGGCCGGCATCCTGCAACTGGCGGCAGAGGGGCAGATCGTCGAGCAGCCTGTCGACCTCTTGCGTGAACCCTACGTGTTCGAGTTTCTGAAGATTCCCGAGCCATATCATATATCGGAAACCCGGCTCGAAACCCTGCTTTGCGACCACCTTCAGCCATTCCTGCTGGAACTCGGCAAAGGCTTCACTTTTGTCGGCCGGCAATACCGGGTGACGATCAACAACCGCCATTACAAGGTCGATCTGGTGTTCTACCACCGCATCCTGCGCTGCTTTGTGCTCATCGACCTGAAGCTGGGCGACGTGCAGCACGATGACATCGGCCAGATGAACCTCTATCTTGGCTACTTCGCCAACGAAGAAAATGCCGAAGGTGACCATCCGCCCATCGGCATCATCCTGAGCCGCCACAAGGATGAACTGCTGGTGGAATACGCCACCTACGGCATGAACAGCCAGCTCTTCGTGCAGAAATACCAGCTCTACCTTCCCGACCGCGAGACTCTGCGCCGCGAGCTGGAACTGAGTCTGCGCGAGGCCCAGCCGTGA
- a CDS encoding SAM-dependent DNA methyltransferase, producing MAIKKSDIYSSLWASCDELRGGMDASQYKDYVLFMLFIKYISDKYGASSDFAPPVTIPKGASFRDMVALKGKSDIGDRINTQIIQPLIDANARLARSDFPDFNDPNKLGDGKEMVERLSNLVGIFQKPELDFSQNRAEHDDILGDAYEYLMRHFATESGKSKGQFYTPSEVSRVIAQVIGISPANTKAATTAYDPTCGSGSLLLKVAAQAGRQITLEGQEKDVTTAGLARMNMILHDFPTANILSGNTLAAPKFKDGENLRTYDYVVANPPFSDKTWSTGLNVANDPFQRFAWGAPPAKQGDYAYLLHIIRSMKSSGKAACILPHGVLFRGNAESVIRQQLVRSGILKGIIGLPANLFYGTGIPACIVVLDKENAAARKGVFLIDASKGFIKDGPKNRLREQDIHRIVDTFTRQADVPRFARMVRFDEIADPKNDFNLNLPRYIDTTEPEDLQDIDGHLRGGIPERDIDALAAYWQVLPKLRTVLFESAGRPGYTRLRLPVSEVRPTIFDHPEFAAYNRAVSQRFESWRASATKQLRAFGKDGHPKALIERIAEDLLAAFSEAPLLDAYDVYQHLMDYWASVMQDDAYLIAADGWVAKTSRILVTDKKGKTKDRGWSCELIPRPYIVARYFAKEQAAVDTAQAELESTTVSLAELEEEHGGEEGFLGALDKIAKPEVSVRLKEIKGLMAKDPDAKDEAIVLKRWLELSESETTLKRSVKEREAALDDLACGKYPTLSEAEIKTLVVDDKWMAQLSVAVQGELERVSQTLTSRIRELAERYATPLPQLTEEVATLAARVEEHLKRMGATWN from the coding sequence ATGGCCATCAAGAAATCCGACATCTACTCCTCCCTCTGGGCTTCCTGCGATGAGCTGCGCGGCGGCATGGACGCCAGCCAGTACAAGGACTACGTCCTGTTCATGCTGTTCATCAAGTACATCAGCGACAAGTATGGCGCGAGCAGCGACTTCGCCCCGCCGGTCACGATCCCGAAGGGCGCGAGCTTCAGGGACATGGTCGCGCTCAAGGGCAAGAGCGATATCGGCGACCGGATCAACACGCAGATCATCCAGCCGCTGATCGACGCGAACGCGCGGCTCGCCCGCAGCGACTTTCCAGACTTCAACGATCCGAACAAGCTCGGCGACGGCAAGGAGATGGTCGAGCGGCTGAGCAACCTCGTCGGCATCTTCCAGAAACCCGAACTCGACTTCTCGCAGAACCGCGCCGAGCACGACGACATACTCGGCGACGCCTACGAGTACCTGATGCGCCACTTCGCCACCGAGAGTGGCAAGAGCAAGGGCCAGTTCTACACGCCGTCCGAAGTCAGCCGCGTGATCGCGCAGGTGATCGGCATCTCGCCCGCGAACACCAAGGCCGCGACCACTGCCTATGACCCGACCTGCGGCTCCGGTTCGCTGCTGCTCAAGGTCGCCGCGCAGGCGGGCAGGCAGATCACGCTCGAAGGGCAGGAAAAGGACGTGACCACGGCGGGCCTTGCTCGCATGAACATGATCCTGCACGACTTCCCCACCGCCAACATCCTCTCGGGCAACACGCTGGCCGCGCCCAAGTTCAAGGATGGCGAGAACCTTCGCACCTACGACTACGTCGTCGCCAATCCGCCCTTCTCCGACAAGACCTGGAGCACCGGTCTCAACGTCGCGAACGACCCCTTCCAGCGCTTCGCCTGGGGCGCACCGCCGGCCAAGCAGGGCGACTATGCCTACCTGCTGCACATCATCCGGTCGATGAAGAGCAGCGGCAAAGCAGCCTGCATCCTGCCGCACGGCGTGCTCTTTCGCGGCAACGCAGAAAGCGTGATCCGCCAGCAGCTCGTGCGCTCGGGCATCCTCAAGGGAATCATCGGCCTGCCGGCCAACCTCTTCTACGGCACCGGCATTCCCGCGTGCATCGTCGTGCTCGACAAGGAGAACGCCGCCGCGCGCAAGGGCGTGTTCCTGATCGACGCCAGCAAGGGCTTCATCAAGGACGGGCCCAAGAACCGGCTGCGCGAGCAGGACATCCACCGCATCGTGGACACCTTCACCCGGCAGGCGGACGTGCCGCGCTTTGCCCGCATGGTGCGCTTCGATGAAATCGCAGACCCGAAGAACGACTTCAACCTCAACCTGCCGCGCTACATCGACACCACCGAGCCCGAGGATCTGCAGGACATCGACGGGCATCTGCGCGGCGGCATTCCGGAGCGGGACATCGATGCGCTCGCTGCGTACTGGCAGGTGCTGCCGAAGCTGCGCACGGTGTTGTTCGAATCGGCAGGGCGGCCCGGCTACACCAGGCTGCGGCTGCCGGTGTCCGAGGTGCGCCCGACGATCTTCGATCATCCTGAATTCGCGGCGTACAACCGCGCGGTGAGCCAGCGGTTCGAAAGCTGGCGCGCGTCCGCAACGAAGCAGCTCAGGGCCTTCGGCAAGGACGGTCACCCCAAGGCACTGATCGAGCGCATCGCCGAAGACCTGCTCGCCGCCTTCAGCGAGGCGCCGCTGCTCGACGCCTACGACGTCTATCAGCACCTAATGGACTACTGGGCTTCAGTCATGCAGGACGACGCGTATCTCATCGCGGCCGACGGCTGGGTGGCAAAAACATCCCGGATTCTCGTGACCGACAAGAAGGGCAAGACCAAGGACAGGGGCTGGAGCTGCGAGCTGATCCCCAGGCCATACATCGTCGCGCGCTACTTCGCCAAGGAGCAGGCGGCCGTGGATACCGCGCAGGCAGAACTCGAGTCCACCACCGTGAGCCTCGCCGAGCTGGAGGAGGAACACGGCGGCGAGGAAGGTTTCCTCGGTGCGCTCGACAAGATCGCCAAACCCGAAGTCAGCGTCCGGCTCAAGGAGATCAAGGGCCTCATGGCGAAGGATCCGGACGCGAAGGACGAGGCGATCGTGCTCAAGCGCTGGCTGGAGCTGTCCGAGAGCGAGACCACGCTCAAGCGCTCAGTGAAGGAACGGGAGGCCGCGCTCGACGATCTCGCCTGCGGGAAGTACCCCACGCTCAGCGAAGCGGAGATCAAAACGCTGGTGGTGGACGACAAGTGGATGGCGCAACTCTCGGTCGCCGTGCAGGGGGAACTTGAGCGCGTCTCGCAGACCCTGACCTCCCGCATTCGCGAACTGGCCGAACGCTATGCGACGCCGCTGCCGCAGCTCACCGAAGAAGTAGCGACGCTCGCCGCCCGTGTTGAAGAGCACCTGAAACGCATGGGGGCCACATGGAACTGA
- a CDS encoding NAD(P)-dependent oxidoreductase, which produces MKIAFIGLGSMGAPLARLIARAGHELGVYDSHAPAGEAFRDIAAVAGSPADAARGAEVVCVCVRDDRQVEDVVSGRNGLAGTLAPGALLLVHSTIRIDTVQRIGAALAAQGVALVDAPVSRTRRSDDAPFVFTMLGGESRDVERARAVVESFSTDVEHMGPSGAGMATKIANNLVTWTHIVVAAQANALAASQGVPYERFKRLLTANGNLTPTVAALMDGMHAATAAANPQRAAFLASQAGIGEKDLELAIECSRALGLDVAMIERTRDRVRPAMTGQLPKT; this is translated from the coding sequence ATGAAGATTGCATTCATCGGACTCGGGAGCATGGGCGCACCGCTCGCGCGCCTGATCGCCCGCGCCGGGCACGAACTCGGCGTCTACGACAGCCATGCGCCGGCGGGCGAAGCATTCCGGGACATCGCTGCGGTTGCCGGTTCGCCGGCCGACGCAGCACGGGGCGCCGAGGTCGTCTGCGTGTGCGTCCGGGACGACCGGCAGGTCGAAGACGTGGTGTCTGGCAGGAACGGACTCGCCGGCACGCTCGCACCGGGCGCGCTGCTGCTGGTCCACAGCACGATTCGTATCGACACCGTGCAGCGCATCGGCGCCGCGCTGGCAGCGCAGGGCGTCGCGCTCGTCGACGCGCCGGTCTCGCGCACCCGGCGCAGCGACGACGCACCGTTCGTGTTCACGATGCTGGGCGGGGAATCACGCGACGTCGAGCGGGCACGCGCGGTGGTCGAATCGTTTTCCACCGACGTCGAGCACATGGGGCCGTCCGGTGCCGGCATGGCCACCAAGATCGCGAACAACCTGGTGACGTGGACGCATATCGTCGTTGCGGCGCAGGCCAATGCGCTCGCCGCAAGCCAGGGCGTGCCTTATGAGCGCTTCAAGCGCCTGCTGACCGCGAACGGCAACCTGACGCCGACCGTTGCGGCACTCATGGACGGAATGCACGCGGCAACTGCCGCAGCCAACCCGCAGCGCGCCGCCTTCCTCGCCAGCCAGGCCGGCATTGGCGAGAAGGATCTGGAGCTCGCGATCGAGTGCAGCCGCGCGCTCGGCCTCGACGTCGCCATGATCGAAAGGACGCGCGATCGGGTGCGCCCGGCGATGACGGGGCAGCTTCCGAAGACCTGA
- a CDS encoding carboxymuconolactone decarboxylase family protein produces the protein MSDPKRREAGAAMMRKVYGDVVPVPPEGSGAFADTMLEQLFGEVWTREQLSLRDRRLLTMGVIAALGEKATWGVQVRAALANGEFTVEQIREMLIHLVQYVGYPRGSGLLRVTEEAIAAAAGK, from the coding sequence ATGAGCGATCCGAAGCGGCGCGAAGCCGGAGCAGCGATGATGCGCAAGGTCTATGGAGACGTGGTGCCGGTGCCGCCGGAAGGCAGCGGTGCCTTCGCCGACACGATGCTCGAGCAACTGTTCGGCGAGGTATGGACCCGCGAACAGCTTTCGCTGCGCGACAGACGCCTGCTCACGATGGGCGTGATCGCCGCGCTGGGCGAGAAGGCCACCTGGGGCGTGCAGGTGCGCGCAGCGCTCGCGAACGGCGAGTTCACGGTGGAACAGATACGCGAGATGCTCATCCACCTGGTGCAGTACGTCGGTTACCCGCGTGGCAGCGGCCTGCTGCGCGTGACCGAGGAAGCGATCGCCGCCGCGGCGGGCAAGTAG
- a CDS encoding SDR family NAD(P)-dependent oxidoreductase, whose product MRSAAITGASSGIGAALAVELGARGWRLALGARRVERLEEVAAAVREAGGQAVALALDVTDTRSIDAFWRGAEQAFGQVDALVSNAGRATLGALVDCSDADLAADVTVNLLAHLWMARRALPKMIERRAGDLVFIGSDVAVRPKPEMAAYTASKAGLEALARSLAMETHDFGIRTLVARLGATVSEFGADLSDERRAAAVALWQRWGLHLTLDVVATQRAAKSIADALSIPAGEGGMALFELLPTPTPR is encoded by the coding sequence ATGCGTAGCGCAGCAATCACCGGGGCTTCGTCGGGAATAGGTGCCGCGCTTGCGGTCGAACTCGGCGCACGGGGCTGGCGACTGGCGCTTGGCGCCCGCCGTGTGGAGCGTCTCGAGGAGGTGGCAGCAGCCGTTCGCGAGGCAGGAGGCCAGGCGGTCGCACTCGCGCTCGACGTGACGGATACGCGCTCGATCGACGCCTTCTGGCGTGGTGCGGAGCAGGCGTTCGGCCAGGTCGACGCGCTGGTCAGCAACGCCGGCCGTGCCACGCTCGGAGCGCTCGTCGATTGTTCCGACGCGGACCTTGCCGCCGACGTCACCGTCAACCTGCTCGCTCACCTCTGGATGGCAAGGCGCGCACTGCCGAAAATGATCGAGCGCCGTGCGGGTGACCTGGTGTTCATCGGCTCCGACGTCGCCGTGCGCCCCAAACCTGAAATGGCAGCCTACACGGCGAGCAAGGCCGGGCTGGAAGCACTTGCGCGTTCGCTCGCGATGGAGACCCACGACTTCGGCATCCGCACGCTGGTGGCGCGGCTCGGTGCAACGGTCTCCGAATTCGGTGCCGATCTTTCCGACGAGCGCCGGGCGGCTGCGGTGGCACTGTGGCAGCGCTGGGGCCTGCACCTGACGCTGGACGTGGTGGCCACACAGCGCGCGGCGAAGAGCATTGCCGATGCGCTGTCGATTCCTGCCGGCGAAGGCGGCATGGCGCTGTTCGAGCTGCTGCCAACCCCCACACCCCGTTGA
- a CDS encoding aldehyde dehydrogenase family protein has protein sequence MPLPELAAETRLFIDGELREAAHGARFDNLNPATEEVLGSAADGSAADMDAAVAAARRAFDGTDWARDHALRARCLRQLHAGLLAGKEQLRAIVVREAGSPVSLSGFMQVDNPIDMLAYWADMAERHEYERAMDDIAPLGQPVRRLLRHEPIGVVGAITPWNVPLLLNLTKIAHAFAAGCTVVLKPAPDTPWSATHLGRIVREHTELPPGVLNIVTSSDPLVGEALVRDARVDMVNFTGSTATGRRVMACAADTLKKVFLELGGKSAAIVLDDANLEQVLPAAASTCLHGGQGCAITTRWLVPRARCAEAIEIMRAAFAAWRYGDPEDPANLQGPQISRRQQERVLACIERGRAEGARVIVGGGRPPRRGFFVEPTLFADVDPRATIAQEEIFGPVCCVIAYDDDEHAIRIANDSIYGLSGAVFSADESRALGVARRIRTGTVAVNGGQWFHVDTPFGGYKQSGLGRENGRLGFEEHMETKVIALPGQTGGG, from the coding sequence ATGCCGCTGCCCGAACTTGCTGCGGAAACCCGCCTCTTCATCGACGGTGAGCTCAGGGAGGCAGCGCACGGTGCGCGCTTCGACAACCTGAATCCTGCCACCGAAGAAGTGCTGGGCAGTGCTGCCGACGGCAGTGCTGCCGATATGGATGCGGCCGTTGCCGCGGCACGACGCGCCTTCGACGGGACGGACTGGGCGCGCGATCATGCGCTGCGCGCACGCTGCCTGCGCCAGCTTCACGCAGGGCTGCTTGCCGGGAAGGAGCAACTGCGCGCGATCGTGGTGCGCGAGGCCGGGTCGCCGGTTTCGCTGAGCGGTTTCATGCAGGTCGACAATCCGATCGACATGCTCGCGTACTGGGCCGACATGGCCGAGCGCCACGAGTACGAGCGTGCGATGGACGATATCGCCCCGCTGGGGCAGCCGGTGCGCCGGCTGCTGCGACATGAACCGATCGGTGTCGTCGGCGCGATCACGCCGTGGAACGTGCCGCTGCTGCTGAACCTCACGAAGATTGCGCATGCGTTCGCGGCCGGGTGCACGGTCGTGCTGAAGCCCGCGCCCGATACGCCCTGGTCGGCAACACACCTCGGGCGCATCGTGCGCGAGCACACCGAACTGCCGCCCGGCGTGCTGAATATCGTCACGTCGTCGGATCCTCTGGTCGGCGAAGCACTGGTGCGCGATGCGCGCGTCGACATGGTGAACTTCACCGGCTCCACGGCCACGGGGCGTCGCGTGATGGCGTGCGCAGCGGATACCCTGAAGAAGGTCTTTCTGGAGCTCGGTGGCAAGAGTGCTGCGATCGTGCTCGACGATGCGAATCTCGAGCAGGTGCTGCCGGCTGCGGCCTCGACCTGCCTGCACGGTGGCCAGGGGTGTGCGATCACCACGCGCTGGCTGGTGCCGCGGGCACGCTGCGCAGAAGCCATCGAGATCATGCGGGCGGCCTTCGCCGCCTGGCGTTACGGTGATCCCGAAGACCCTGCGAACCTGCAAGGGCCGCAGATTTCGCGCCGCCAGCAGGAGCGCGTGCTGGCCTGCATCGAACGCGGTCGTGCGGAGGGCGCCAGGGTGATCGTCGGTGGCGGGCGTCCGCCGCGACGCGGATTCTTCGTCGAGCCGACGCTGTTCGCCGACGTCGACCCGCGCGCGACGATCGCGCAGGAGGAAATCTTCGGCCCCGTCTGCTGCGTGATCGCGTATGACGACGACGAGCACGCGATACGCATCGCGAACGACTCGATCTACGGACTGTCCGGCGCGGTGTTCTCGGCAGACGAGTCGCGTGCGCTCGGCGTGGCGCGACGCATCCGCACCGGCACGGTTGCCGTCAACGGCGGGCAGTGGTTCCACGTCGATACGCCTTTCGGTGGCTACAAGCAGAGCGGGCTGGGCCGCGAAAACGGCCGGCTGGGTTTCGAGGAACATATGGAGACCAAGGTGATCGCGCTGCCCGGCCAGACCGGGGGTGGATGA
- a CDS encoding SDR family oxidoreductase, producing MSFPGIRDKVAIVTGAGGGIGLAYAQALAAAGAKVVIAEVDRSKGEAAAEAIRATGGDAVFVYTDVGSEESTRALPPRVCEVFGGIDFLVNNAALFGDMKQESLLDVDWSYYQSFMNVNLNGALLCTRACVPAMRTRGGGAIVNQSSTAAWMGVGYYGLSKLAINGLTQCLARELGPQRIRVNAIAPGPTDTEALAKQVPQAYRAQMVAQLPLARLGTPQDMAQACLFLLSDAASWITGHVLGVDGGHIFRP from the coding sequence ATGAGCTTTCCCGGTATCCGCGACAAGGTCGCGATCGTCACGGGCGCGGGCGGTGGCATCGGTCTGGCGTACGCGCAGGCACTCGCCGCAGCCGGCGCGAAGGTGGTGATCGCGGAGGTCGATCGCAGCAAGGGCGAAGCCGCGGCCGAAGCGATCCGCGCCACGGGAGGCGATGCCGTTTTCGTGTACACCGACGTCGGCAGTGAGGAATCCACGCGTGCACTCCCGCCGCGAGTGTGCGAAGTCTTTGGCGGCATCGACTTCCTGGTGAACAACGCGGCGCTGTTCGGCGACATGAAGCAGGAGTCGCTGCTCGACGTGGACTGGAGCTACTACCAGTCGTTCATGAACGTGAACCTGAATGGCGCGTTGCTGTGTACGCGCGCCTGCGTGCCGGCGATGCGCACGCGTGGTGGTGGCGCCATCGTGAACCAGTCGTCGACGGCAGCGTGGATGGGGGTAGGCTACTACGGTCTGTCGAAGCTGGCGATCAACGGTCTCACGCAGTGCCTTGCGCGCGAACTCGGACCGCAGCGCATCCGCGTGAATGCGATCGCGCCGGGACCGACCGACACCGAGGCGCTCGCGAAGCAGGTGCCGCAAGCGTACCGCGCGCAGATGGTCGCGCAGTTGCCGCTGGCGCGGCTCGGCACACCGCAGGACATGGCGCAGGCCTGCCTGTTCCTGCTGTCGGACGCGGCGAGCTGGATCACCGGTCACGTGCTCGGCGTGGACGGCGGACACATCTTTCGCCCCTGA